The stretch of DNA GATGGGCGATATTGACGGGCACGGGTAGCTGTCAATATCCCCCATCCAAAGGTTAATGATAAAATCCTTGGacttgttttttttttataaaCAGGATGTCATTTTATGTAAGCACAATCAAACATTAGTTACAAAACTACTTCTACATATTAGGTTAAAATAGTATGGATAGAGAAAAGTACTTTTCACGCTATAATCTTGGTATACTTTACATATTAATTACAGCTATGATGCATTTGTATGTGATTGGAGGAGATATTAAGGTAAACCTTGTACGGTTCAAGCACATACTTGCCCACTTTTTAAGGAAAATTACAGACATgtttttttattaaaaaatagCTTTTTTGAGGGTTTATAAAAAATTAGCTTGAGCACATTGACCTTAAACAAACACCATATTATCTCAGACCCAAATATCAAAGCCgaagaagagaaaagagagCCCAAATATCAAAGACCCAAATACCAGCCCACCTTGTGCTTTGTCGTGTGAACAACAAGAGAAAGCCCAAACGGCCCACGTTGCTGCTGCAACGGCACCTTCCGGATCCGACGGCCAGAAATCTCGCGTGGGACGAAAGCTAGCCGGATCCGATCCCCACCCGCCGCCCAAGATCCGGCGGCCACAATTCCTGCGTCCATCCAAAGCTAACAAAACCCCGCACCCCCGAGAAAAAAATAACACGCCACCGCAGCTATAAAACCCTGCGCCTCCACCGGCGGCTCACCAAACTCCGTTTCGAATTCTAGGGTTTTGCTTCTCTCCCGTTCTCTGAAGACCGCATCGCCGCATCAGGTGCAGTTCCTGGTGTGCAACCGTAATGGTGAGTGCCCGTACGGATCCGATTTTGTCATATTTGATCTTCGGATCTGGGGTTTCGTGTGGTTGATCTGTGATGTTTTTGTGGTTTTCAGGCGCTGCCAAACCAAGGGACTGTCGATTACCCCAGCTTCAAGCTCGTCATCGTTGGCGATGGCGGAACGGGTGAGTTCCTAGCCGTACCGTGTCACGATTATTTGTTAGAAACGGTAGAATCTAATGTGCTGGGTTCCTATATGCAATTAGTTTCTATGAGATCTGATGGATCGCAACTTCTGTTGTTGTGGTATCTGTCGATGTTATGGTGCTCCGCGATTGTAATATTCCATAGAGATTTTGGTGGTACTAATTTTAGTCACGTCCATGTTACAGAGTTGTAAGCTCTTTTGGATTCCTTGTAACATAGTCTGAACGATGGTACAGTAATTCAGGATCataatatttttttttgtttacaATACTAGTATTGATTCTGACGAATGCTTGCATCACAACTAGAGAACGAGGCTTTGTATTTCATCTGTTAAATAGGTGAAATCCGACGTTTCATGTAAATTAGGGGAGCACATGTCAAGAATCTAAATTTTTGCAATGGTCCCGGTAGAAATTCTGTGGATGCTCAACTAGTTTGCTCTTGATTATAAATGACACAACCTTCTCCATGAGAAGGCTTGACATCTGTTAGTATGCCATTTTATCAGTTTTGTTGTCTGTAATATTGTAGATTTCATGGTCCCTACTTCCTATTGTCAAGGCATAATGATATTGACCTCACTAACTTGATTATTTGTTCTCGACCTTGTATCAATCCTTTCTGAAATCCTTCTGGCAGCTGTACGAAATGTTAACCCTTGATGTCATTTGGTAACAGGTAAAACCACATTCGTGAAGAGGCATCTCACTGGAGAGTTTGAGAAGAAATATGAACGTAAGTGCCATATTGACTTGGGGTTTTGTTTCATCTACTTATAGCCAGTAGTACTTCTCATTGCTAATGCATTTCATTGCTTCAGCaaccattggtgtggaagtTCATCCATTGGATTTCACTACTAACTGTGGTAAGATCCGTTTCTACTGCTGGGATACAGCTGGGCAAGAGAAGTTTGGTGGCCTCAGGGATGGATACTAGTAAGTCCTATTTGTGATTATCTTTTTAGGAAATGTGATGATGTTTCTGGTAAATTTCGTTTGTATGAATGACTTCTTTCAGTGATATCTAACTAATCATGCGAACGTACTGTGTAAAAATAATGTGTTCATTCAGCACAAAAAACTGTTCTCCATTGCATTTGCTATTACTGCTTCTAATTTTCTATTTCCATGCAGTATCCATGGCCAGTGTGCGATCATTATGTTTGATGTAACCTCAAGGTTGACTTACAAGAACGTTCCTACATGGCATAGGGACCTGTGCAGGTTTGTTTCAATCTTTTTTGTCTACTTGTACAAGATGTAGAATTTTGTTGGTATATTCTGATGCTCAATTATGAATTCATGCAGGGTGTGTGAAAACATCCCCATTGTCCTGTGTGGTAACAAGGTTGACGTGAAGAACAGGCAGGTGAAGGCCAAGCAGGTCACCTTCCACAGGAAGAAGAACCTGCAGTACTATGAAATTTCTGCCAAGAGCAACTACAACTTTGAGAAGCCTTTCCTTTACCTTGCAAGGAAGTTGGCTGGGTAATCAACTCAGTACTTCAGTTCTTTTCATCCTTGGGCTCACAGCTAATTACCTCTACACATATTAATTCTTGTCAATGCCTTTGGTGTTATCAGGGATCCAAACCTTCACTTTGTCGAAGCCGTTGCTCTTAAGCCTCCGGAAGTTACCATTGACATGGCCATGCAGCAACAGTGAGTGTCATCTTTGTTCTTATCTACTTTGTCATTTTTTATGTTCTTCACCCTTTAAACTGTTGCCTCAAATTCAAAGTGCTGGAAGAGCTGATTCACTTCTCATTTTTACTTACAGGCATGAAGCTGAGCTTGCTCAAGCTGCAGCACAACCTCTTCCTGATGACGATGACGATCTCATTGAGTAGAAAGTGGATCATGAGTCTCAGACTTGAGCAGACCGAGTTGTACCTTGCATAAGAGTTGTCTTGGGGTGAACTCTCTCTAGAGTTAGCGTTGTCTGAATCTGCTGGATCGTTTCCCGTCTCTCCGGACGTGTTGCTACTTTTGAATGTGTGGAAATCGATGGAACATGCCGCCATGAATTTGCTGGCTCCTTCATGCATTGCTTTGTAACTCTGGTACTCTGGTTGTTGATGGTAAACTTTGTTGTGGCAGCCTGCTTTCTACTGTCTCGATTATCTATTTACCTGCTGTATATCATATAAAGCTGCTTCAGGCGTATTTCTTTAATTCTAGTTATATATTTTCCAATTCACAGCATGAACGTGACACGGTGAGAGGGATAGGGTATGGAGGATATTTAGACAGATGGGACCGATTAGTGGGGTGGACCGCGGTGGTGTTTTCTGATAAATACGTACGGGTGTTCGTAATGGTTGGATTCATGCAAGCTTCTCGTTTGTTAACAAATGTCAGGATCGTGTAAAAATAGGAAAGTAAAGATAACAATGCTCAGGttgggctgctgctgctgcagcaagCTCAGCTTCATCAGGAAGTGGTTGTGCTGATTAACAGAGCTATTGCAAATCGACAGTGGGGACTGCTGATTTCTTCAAAGATCAAAAAATGACTGATTTCTTGGAAGGCAAATCCATGGTTGCCGACCGCCGAGCAACGAGATGTTGAAAACTGGTCGATTTTGAAGTAAAATTGTGCTGATGGAGCGCCTTTTTCAAGTTGCTGAATCAAAAATGTCTCGCGAGCTGTCTCGCGAGCCTCGGAGGCAGAGCAGGCAAAGCAAGAGCCGCCGTGGTGCAAGTCCTTGCGCGCCGCTCCGTCGTGCTCGCCCAGTCGCTGTGCACTTCAGCGCGGCAGTGACCCTTCCACCTCGGCCAGCCAGATAAACCCAGCGCCGAATCAAAAGAATATCACCTCGGCTAGCGGGCGGAGGCGTCGAGACGCTAAAACCCCTCGccttttctctctcccaccgccaccaccaccaacatCCCTTCAGATCCCATCCACCCTTTGGGACCCTTCCTCCTGACCCCTCCCTCTATTaaatcaccaccaccacccgccgccgccgccgccagcctgACCTCCTCCGCTCCCCTCCCTAGTCCAGGCGAGACGCGCCCCCGAGCGAGCCCAACTCCGAAAAGCCGCGATGAGGTCGTCTCTGCTGAAATCCACGTCCGAGCTCCTCCGCCGCAGCCGCGGCTACTCCTCCTCGGCCAACCCGGAGCGGAAGGTGGCCATCctgggcgcggcgggcggcatCGGGCAGCCGCTCGCGCTCCTCATGAAGCTCAACCCGCTcgtctcctccctctccctctacGATATCGCGGGGACCGTCGGCGTCGCCGCGGACGTGTCCCACATCAACTCCCCCGCACTGGTATGCCCCCGCTGCTGCTCTGCTCGGTCGACGCGCGCCACGGGTTCGGCTGGATCTGAGCTGATTGGTCTCGTGTACCGCAGGTGAAGGGGTTCATGGGGGATGACCAGCTCGGGGAGGCGCTGGAGGGATCCGACGTCGTTATCATCCCCGCCGGGGTGCCCAGGAAGCCCGGCATGACCAGGGACGACCTCTTCAACATCAACGCTGGCATTGTTAAGGCGCTCAGCACCGCCATCGCCAAGCACTGCCCCAACGTAAGCATCCCGCCCTTCCTCCCACTGTAGATCTGCAGTTTATGCATATAGATTTGGTTGCTAGATTTGGCACTCTACTTTTGGCAATTGGAATAGCCGGGTCTTGGATTTGGGTGTGTTCAGTAGTGATCTGGTGTAGTAAAGTGGTGCACCTACCTAAAACTGACAGGCAATTCTGTTTGCCCAAAACATACATAATTACAACGTGCTAGTTGCTGGCCCAAATGCCATCTCCTATTTCTAAGAGGGCACACTTGCTCCAGAGCCCACTTCACAGGCATTCGGATATTGATCTGCAAACATTCCCATGCTTCTTTGCATATGATCAACTTACTGTCTTAAATAAGATGTTAGATGATATTGAGTGATCCATGCATGCTTGTTGTTTATATATGTCTAATATAAGTCTTCCAAGGCTATCACACTGATCGTGGGCTTTGTTGATTATATTCTTGTTTAGGCTCTTGTCAATATGATCAGCAACCCTGTCAACTCCACTGTCCCGATTGCAGCGGAGGTTTTCAAGAAGGCTGGCACTTATGATGAGAAGAAGCTGTTTGGTGTGACCACTCTTGATGTTGTTCGTGCTAAAACTTTTTATGCTGGAAAGGCGGGCGTGCCAGTTACTGGTAATAAGATGTTCTACTTGAAAATTGCTAGAATGCTAG from Panicum hallii strain FIL2 chromosome 3, PHallii_v3.1, whole genome shotgun sequence encodes:
- the LOC112883984 gene encoding GTP-binding nuclear protein Ran-2, which gives rise to MALPNQGTVDYPSFKLVIVGDGGTGKTTFVKRHLTGEFEKKYEPTIGVEVHPLDFTTNCGKIRFYCWDTAGQEKFGGLRDGYYIHGQCAIIMFDVTSRLTYKNVPTWHRDLCRVCENIPIVLCGNKVDVKNRQVKAKQVTFHRKKNLQYYEISAKSNYNFEKPFLYLARKLAGDPNLHFVEAVALKPPEVTIDMAMQQQHEAELAQAAAQPLPDDDDDLIE
- the LOC112883982 gene encoding malate dehydrogenase, mitochondrial-like, translating into MRSSLLKSTSELLRRSRGYSSSANPERKVAILGAAGGIGQPLALLMKLNPLVSSLSLYDIAGTVGVAADVSHINSPALVKGFMGDDQLGEALEGSDVVIIPAGVPRKPGMTRDDLFNINAGIVKALSTAIAKHCPNALVNMISNPVNSTVPIAAEVFKKAGTYDEKKLFGVTTLDVVRAKTFYAGKAGVPVTEVNVPVVGGHAGITILPLFSQATPASNSLSQEDIVALTKRTQDGGTEVVEAKAGKGSATLSMAYAGAVFADACLKGLNGVPDIVECSFVQSTVTELPFFASKVRLGKNGVEEVLGLGELSDFEKKGLESLKGELKASIEKGIKFAHGN